A region of Desulfuromonas sp. TF DNA encodes the following proteins:
- the pckA gene encoding phosphoenolpyruvate carboxykinase (ATP) has protein sequence MGDKEKSIDAEALGLKSVGTIFHNLGYDELFEHESRNAEGSVSENGTMMVDTGKFTGRSPKDKYFVHQLPSFRNIAWGKINQPVAPEIFDELFAEVTEYLSGKDLYVTDGFCGANEKTRKSVRFVTEFAWQSHFVKNMFISPGAEDQAAFAPDFTVYKASNLPNKNWERHGLNSEVFIIFNIEKNVAIIGGTWYGGEMKKGIFTMMNYWLPLQGILSMHCSANVGKDGDVCLFFGLSGTGKTTLSTDAARKLIGDDEHGWDDDGIFNFEGGCYAKCINLSAESEPEIYSAIRRNALLENVVADEDGVIDFDDQSKTENTRVSYPIEHIENHEPSLKADHPTNIIFLTCDAFGVLPPVSKLTKEQAMYYFLSGYTAKVAGTERGVTEPTATFSACFGEAFLPLPPTAYAKLLGEKMEKHGVNAYLVNTGWTGGGHGVGKRMSIKATRACVNAILDGSINAVEFEETRWFRLRIPKSLPGVDSAILNPRNAWADKESFDATANKLAGMFMENFKKYTAGGDDFNFTQAGPRV, from the coding sequence ATGGGAGACAAGGAAAAATCAATTGACGCCGAAGCTTTGGGCCTGAAAAGCGTCGGGACAATTTTCCACAATCTGGGCTATGACGAGCTCTTCGAGCATGAGAGCAGAAATGCCGAAGGCAGCGTCTCGGAAAACGGCACCATGATGGTGGACACTGGTAAATTCACCGGCCGCTCGCCCAAGGACAAGTACTTTGTCCATCAACTCCCCTCCTTCAGGAACATCGCCTGGGGTAAAATCAACCAGCCGGTTGCTCCCGAGATCTTTGATGAACTCTTCGCCGAAGTTACGGAATATCTTTCCGGCAAGGATCTCTACGTGACCGACGGCTTCTGCGGCGCAAATGAAAAAACCCGCAAATCTGTCCGCTTCGTCACCGAATTCGCCTGGCAATCTCATTTCGTGAAGAACATGTTCATCTCTCCCGGCGCCGAAGATCAGGCCGCCTTCGCTCCCGACTTCACCGTCTACAAAGCCAGCAATCTGCCGAATAAAAACTGGGAACGCCACGGCCTCAACTCCGAGGTCTTCATCATCTTCAACATCGAGAAAAATGTCGCCATCATCGGCGGCACCTGGTACGGCGGGGAGATGAAGAAGGGGATCTTCACCATGATGAACTACTGGCTCCCCCTGCAGGGCATCCTCTCCATGCACTGCTCGGCCAACGTCGGCAAGGACGGGGACGTCTGTCTCTTCTTCGGCCTCTCCGGGACGGGAAAGACCACCCTCTCCACCGACGCCGCCCGCAAGCTCATCGGCGACGACGAGCACGGCTGGGACGATGACGGCATCTTCAACTTCGAGGGGGGGTGCTATGCCAAATGCATCAACCTGTCCGCCGAAAGCGAGCCGGAAATCTATTCGGCCATCCGTCGCAACGCCCTGCTGGAGAATGTCGTCGCCGACGAGGACGGGGTGATCGACTTCGACGACCAGTCCAAGACCGAGAATACCCGCGTCTCCTATCCCATCGAGCACATCGAGAACCACGAGCCGTCCCTCAAGGCCGACCACCCCACGAACATTATCTTTCTCACCTGCGACGCCTTCGGCGTGCTTCCGCCGGTCTCCAAGCTGACTAAAGAGCAGGCGATGTACTACTTTCTCTCCGGCTACACCGCCAAGGTCGCCGGCACCGAGCGCGGTGTCACGGAGCCGACGGCGACCTTTTCGGCATGCTTCGGCGAAGCGTTCCTGCCGCTGCCCCCCACCGCCTATGCGAAGCTGCTCGGCGAGAAAATGGAGAAGCACGGCGTCAACGCCTACCTGGTCAACACCGGATGGACAGGCGGCGGCCACGGAGTCGGCAAGCGCATGAGCATCAAGGCGACCCGCGCGTGCGTCAATGCCATTCTCGACGGCAGCATCAATGCAGTCGAATTCGAAGAAACCCGCTGGTTCCGCCTGCGGATCCCCAAGAGCCTGCCCGGAGTCGACAGCGCCATCCTCAATCCTCGCAACGCCTGGGCCGACAAGGAGTCCTTCGACGCCACCGCCAACAAGCTGGCCGGGATGTTCATGGAGAACTTCAAGAAATACACCGCCGGCGGCGACGACTTCAACTTCACCCAGGCGGGACCGAGGGTGTAA
- a CDS encoding cytochrome c, giving the protein MKRTPLLLSLLLLLTACGESISYPERTPPEDFLQMQINVEAGRELFREHCVLCHGTLEEGRSLSAEFNSPASTFEAIRYRSVDPAYLFWRIAKGKTVEPYLSRGSIMPAWGPHFTDEQIWQLVAYIRIRP; this is encoded by the coding sequence ATGAAGCGGACACCATTACTGCTTTCCTTGCTGCTGCTGTTGACCGCCTGCGGCGAGTCGATCTCCTACCCCGAGCGCACGCCCCCGGAGGACTTCCTGCAAATGCAGATCAATGTGGAAGCGGGACGGGAGCTTTTCCGGGAGCACTGCGTTCTATGTCATGGAACTCTGGAGGAGGGGCGCAGCCTGAGTGCCGAATTCAACTCCCCAGCCTCCACCTTCGAGGCGATCCGTTATCGGTCGGTTGATCCCGCCTACCTTTTCTGGCGGATCGCCAAGGGCAAGACGGTCGAGCCCTATCTCTCGCGCGGCTCGATCATGCCCGCCTGGGGGCCGCATTTCACCGATGAACAGATCTGGCAACTGGTCGCATATATTCGAATTCGCCCATGA
- a CDS encoding HyaD/HybD family hydrogenase maturation endopeptidase, which translates to MSILVLGLGNALMSDDGFGSRMAEMLQTRFRFSSGVAVLDGGTLGLDLLPRLEGIDRLLIIDALEMDAEPGAVFRLEGEEVPRAFASKLSVHQMGVQDLLAVAELQGHLPSELVVWGVQPGTVEMGLDLTPAVTAATDKVLAGVLEELRAWGVDLRHPPEQF; encoded by the coding sequence TTGAGCATCCTGGTCCTTGGCCTCGGCAACGCATTGATGTCCGACGATGGTTTCGGCTCAAGAATGGCCGAAATGCTGCAAACGCGCTTCCGTTTTTCTTCCGGGGTTGCCGTTCTTGACGGCGGCACCCTCGGTCTTGACCTCCTCCCGCGGCTGGAGGGGATCGATCGCCTGCTCATTATCGACGCTCTCGAGATGGACGCCGAGCCGGGAGCTGTCTTTCGCCTCGAGGGGGAAGAAGTCCCGCGGGCCTTTGCGAGCAAACTTTCCGTGCATCAGATGGGGGTTCAGGACCTGCTGGCGGTCGCCGAGCTGCAGGGTCACCTTCCGTCCGAACTTGTCGTATGGGGAGTGCAGCCGGGTACGGTTGAAATGGGACTGGATCTCACTCCAGCGGTAACTGCCGCCACGGATAAAGTCCTGGCGGGGGTCCTTGAAGAGCTGCGCGCCTGGGGGGTTGATTTGCGACATCCGCCTGAGCAATTTTAA
- the cybH gene encoding Ni/Fe-hydrogenase, b-type cytochrome subunit — protein sequence MLEIRYVWEWPVRLTHWINVLSITVLSVTGFYIGHPFYTATETAQYIMGWNRFIHFVFAYLFTVSVIVRIIWAFMGNRYASWRVFFPWASREGRKGMIETFKFYTFLEKKTPDVVGHNALAAMAYLVIFALFLLQIVTGFVLYGQFAPGGFWATVFGPLLVAFGAQSMRLTHHIIMWLLIGFSIHHVYSSWLMDVKEKNGTLSSIFGGYKFVEPEDLH from the coding sequence ATGCTCGAGATACGCTATGTGTGGGAATGGCCGGTCAGGCTGACGCACTGGATCAATGTCCTCTCCATCACGGTTCTGTCGGTGACGGGCTTCTACATCGGCCATCCCTTCTATACCGCCACCGAAACGGCACAGTACATCATGGGGTGGAACCGCTTCATTCACTTCGTCTTTGCCTATCTCTTCACGGTCTCGGTGATCGTCCGGATCATCTGGGCATTCATGGGCAACAGATATGCCTCCTGGAGGGTGTTTTTTCCATGGGCTTCGCGGGAGGGAAGAAAAGGGATGATCGAAACCTTCAAGTTCTATACCTTTCTGGAAAAAAAGACCCCCGATGTGGTGGGACACAATGCGCTGGCGGCCATGGCTTACCTGGTGATCTTTGCTCTTTTCCTTCTGCAGATCGTCACGGGCTTTGTCCTTTACGGCCAGTTCGCTCCGGGTGGTTTCTGGGCCACGGTCTTTGGACCCCTGCTGGTCGCTTTCGGGGCACAGAGTATGCGGCTGACCCACCATATCATCATGTGGCTGCTCATCGGCTTTTCCATCCATCACGTCTACAGTTCCTGGCTGATGGATGTCAAGGAGAAGAACGGCACCCTGAGCAGCATCTTCGGGGGGTACAAGTTCGTTGAACCGGAGGATCTGCATTGA